One window from the genome of Bacillus rossius redtenbacheri isolate Brsri chromosome 12, Brsri_v3, whole genome shotgun sequence encodes:
- the LOC134537181 gene encoding ichor gives MKYSTGGGEAEVLCGPVDSLLLSSCWGGEAAGAGGGSDGHFLDMEPDDDSSTKATMDALDSLLLTCGGGQGSSHGAATNANLAELKPLPPFTGYTGHLSINGIPGHHYHAIAAQPPRSPASPAAVEANNNNAQVANHNNSSNNGGGALYKTSSAAGATLYYTVTTTSASDQAVVSSSTADGVKSEFVDYAQLLPPDIEDIAAIIGSAIADTTVPAEGLPGEDPASRDSWMDLGAWIDNACGDGAPQGGKAVISAETLHEFVANAQFASSAGAEHGIASSTLHGLLTQTHHQHHHQHHHQHQQGFQQPLQHLVVKREPGSVYPGQQAHMPLLQRRLQNGPAKPEQSYMSECTSPSSSTSYLSGSAELIMPHTTTGSPPGQHVVSTTDNTALLMNGRYRGGYVRGLKTSPDLLLNGGGSLDGLLHGNYPHTTTASTTTPSKPRSRNRSRKQQQQQHQPSLVYSADGSASLLGKEKPVHRCTICNRGFLNKSNIKVHLRTHTGEKPFKCEVCGKAFRQKAHLIKHQQIHKRVGRD, from the coding sequence ATGAAGTACTCGACCGGCGGCGGCGAGGCAGAGGTGCTCTGCGGGCCCGTCGACTCGCTGCTGCTGTCGTCGTGCTGGGGCGGGGAGGCGGCCGGGGCCGGCGGCGGATCCGACGGCCACTTCCTCGACATGGAGCCCGACGACGACTCCTCCACCAAGGCCACGATGGACGCGCTGGACAGCCTGCTGCTGACGTGCGGCGGCGGCCAGGGGTCGTCGCACGGCGCGGCGACCAACGCGAACCTGGCCGAGCTGAAGCCGCTGCCGCCGTTCACCGGCTACACGGGCCACCTCAGCATCAACGGCATCCCGGGCCACCACTACCACGCCATCGCCGCGCAGCCGCCGCGCTCGCCGGCCAGCCCGGCGGCCGTCGAGGCCAACAACAACAACGCGCAGGTGGCGAACCACAACAACAGCAGCAACAACGGCGGCGGCGCGCTCTACAAGACGAGCAGCGCCGCGGGCGCCACGCTCTACTACACCGTCACCACCACGTCGGCGTCCGACCAGGCCGTCGTGTCCTCCTCCACGGCCGACGGCGTCAAGTCCGAGTTCGTGGACTACGCGCAGCTGCTGCCGCCCGACATCGAGGACATAGCGGCCATCATCGGCTCGGCCATCGCGGACACGACGGTGCCGGCGGAGGGCCTGCCGGGGGAGGACCCGGCGTCGCGCGACAGCTGGATGGACCTGGGCGCGTGGATCGACAACGCGTGCGGCGACGGCGCGCCGCAGGGCGGCAAGGCCGTCATCTCCGCCGAGACGCTGCACGAGTTCGTGGCGAACGCGCAGTTCGCGAGCAGCGCGGGCGCCGAGCACGGCATCGCGTCGTCGACGCTGCACGGCCTGCTGACGCAGAcgcaccaccagcaccaccaccagcaccaccaccAGCACCAGCAGGGCTTCCAGCAGCCCTTGCAGCACCTGGTGGTGAAGCGCGAGCCGGGCTCCGTGTACCCGGGCCAGCAGGCGCACATGCCGCTGCTGCAGAGGCGGCTGCAGAACGGGCCCGCCAAGCCCGAGCAGTCCTACATGTCCGAGTGCACGTCGCCGTCCTCGTCCACCTCGTACCTGAGCGGCTCGGCCGAGCTGATCATGCCGCACACGACGACGGGAAGCCCTCCCGGACAGCACGTCGTCTCCACCACGGACAACACAGCGCTGCTGATGAACGGCCGGTACCGCGGCGGCTACGTGCGCGGCCTCAAGACCTCGCCCGACCTGCTGCTCAACGGCGGCGGGTCGCTGGACGGGCTGCTGCACGGGAACTACCCTCACACCACCACCGCTTCCACCACCACCCCGTCCAAGCCGCGCAGCCGCAACCGCAGCCgcaagcagcagcagcagcagcaccagccGAGCCTCGTGTACTCGGCCGACGGCAGCGCGAGCCTGCTCGGCAAGGAGAAGCCCGTGCACAGGTGCACCATCTGCAACCGCGGCTTCCTCAACAAGTCCAACATCAAGGTGCACCTGCGCACGCACACGGGCGAGAAGCCCTTCAAGTGCGAGGTGTGCGGCAAGGCGTTCCGCCAGAAGGCGCACCTCATCAAGCACCAGCAGATACACAAGCGCGTGGGGCGGGACTGA